The following is a genomic window from Paenibacillus sp. FSL R5-0766.
ATACTATAGGTATCTGAATTCGAATCCTTATCCGTATCGGAATCCCGATCTTCCCTCATACCAAACAGCTCACCGATCAACTCGTTACTGTCCTTCAGGCAGACCGCGATGTGGGAATCATCACTGCTTCTTTTTGCGACTTCTGCTGCCGCATCTTCCAATGTGGAAATTCGTTGATCCATAAAACAATTCACTCTGGGATTTGCTGTGTATTCCAACAGTCCGGCTGCGTCCGTTAAGGTGAAATTTCTCAGGATTAATCGATTGGTTTCAAGTGTTTGCATAAGATATACCTCCGGTTTTCATATCAATAGATTGGCTGTGTTCATGTTGTATCTCTTTTTATTTTACGAGACTCCCTATTCGTACTATAACTGGGTATAGCCTTGGGTTTGGCTTTGGTACTGTCTGACCGGGAGAACAATCCCACCAATTTCTCCCTATAGATATAACCGAGTACAAACCCGATTACAGCGATAACAGAAATAATAATGGCGATTGTGTATTGTTGCATATGAATCGTAGACCCTATAACGGTAGATGCGATGATCCACGGCAGACGACCAACGATAAGGATCGTGAAGAACCTAAACGAACTAATCGATGTAAGTGCGGCGACAAATACAAGCATGTCTTTGGGCAAGCCGGGAATTACGAAAAAGATGAATAAAAATGCGGAGAACTTCTTCTCATCATGAATTAACGACATCCACTTATTATTATTCTTTTGCATTAGCCGTGAAATATAGGTGCGACCGATATAACGGGTGAAATAGAAGGCGATCGCTGAGCCTATAATCAAGCCTATTGTAGTATACAAGGACCCAATTGTAACCCCATAGATATAACCGCCTGCAACCTGTACCACTTCTCCTGGAATAGGTGCAACCACGATCTGAAGAATCTGGAATAAAATAAACATGACCGGACCCCAATGGCCTGTTGAATGAATATACGCTCTGAAGTTGTCCATGGAAGACATGATTTTAATAAGGGCAGGAGAATAATACACCAGTAGACCAATGGACAACATGATGAACAGACCCAACAATATGTTAATCATTACTTTTTTCGAAGTTTGTGGCATTCCTGACGACCCCTTTGTGTAATAACTTCTACATATTTACAGTATAAGACGAAATTATTAAGAGATACCTACATAACTTCTGAAGAATTCTTAAGTCGATTGTATTTGCTGGTAGTCGCTAATAGCGCATATTATACTGAAATTAGACGGAGGGATCAGATGAGCAAGAAAATTCTAATTGCTGATGATAACAGTGAAATTCGTGAAATTGTAAGGATTTTGTTAGAGAGTGAGAATTTTGAAGTGATTGAAGCGATAGATGGTCAAGATGCGATTGATAAAGTGAACGAAGAGACGGATCTCATTATTTTGGATATGATGATGCCCAATAAATCGGGGCTGAAGGCGTGTCTGGAGATTCGTGAAAAAACAAGCGCACCGATCCTGTTTCTCACGGCGAAAACGCAGGATTCTGACAAACAATTGGCCTTTTCCTCAGGCAGTGATGACTTTTTGTCCAAACCCTTTTCCTATACAGAACTCGTTTCGCGGGTGAAGGCTTTACTGCGGAGGTATTATGTATATCGTGGCAAGGAGAAGACGGAAGAAGCGGACCAAATTATCGTTAAGGATCTTACCGTCCATCAGGATTCAAAAGCCGTGTTTGTTGGGGAGAAGGAGATTGCTCTGACAGAAATTGAATACCAGATATTGCTGCTATTGGCTAAGAAGCGACGAAAGGTATTCTCGGCAGAAAATATATATGAGAGTGTTTGGGGGCAACCATACTTTTATACGTGTAATAACACAGTGATGGTTCATATTCGTAATTTGAGAGGCAAACTGGAGGATGACCCGCAGAACCCTAAATATGTGAAGACCGTTTGGGGGAAGGGGTACAAAATTGAATAGATTATTAATCGGAAAAAAGCTGAAGATTAAACTGGTTCTGGCGGTTGTCATTTCTTTGGTCATTTCCATAAGTGCACTCGTTATTTTACAAGTTGTTGGCGAGACTGTATTGGATAGTTATTTAAGCAAATCCACTTTTGTAGAGAACAGGCAGCAAGATGCGCTGGATCGATTCGAAGCATTTGTGAATAACCAGAACGTGTCAACCCGTGATCATGAGGAATTGTCTGCTTGGATAAGACATGAGCGCTACTTAAATCTGTATATTTTTGCAAAAGACAAATTGATATTTTCCTCCAACACGGAAGTTGATCCTGCCATTAATGAAGAGTTGTTAACTCAATTTGTGCCATCGAAAATACCCATCACCACCATCCATTTTGCGGATCAGGATGCCCAGATATACTTGGTTAGCTTTTATGAGTATCAATATTACAACCTCATTCTGATTATTGGTGTTTTCATAGCGGCCATTGTGTTCATTGTTTCCTTTCTACTGATGATTAATAAGAAAACATCTTATATTGGCGTGCTTGAACAAGAGATCAAAATACTCGAAGGTGGAAATTTGGATTATTCGATCACGATATCGGGAAAGGATGAACTGTCATCTCTGGCCCAGAGTATTGATGAGATGAGGAAATCATTTGTGGAGCGGCTGGACAGCGAGGAGAGGGTCAGGATGGCCAACCGTGAATTGATCACGGCGATTTCCCATGATTTGCGAACGCCACTCACGATTCTATTAGGATATATGGATATCATAGAGCTAAACAAATATAAGACACATGAGGATCTGTTGCAGTATATTCATAATAGCCGGGAGAAGGCCTATCAGATCAAAGTGCTGTCAGACAAACTATTCGAATATTTTACGGTATCCTCGGCCGCTGAAGAAGAGGAAGTAGAATTTGAAATGTATGAGGGCAGAGCGCTTATCGATCAACTCATAGATGAGCAATTAGTGGTTTTGGACGATATAGACGTGCAGGTTCAGACAGATGCACATCATGAGGAGTTTTTGCTGGAAATCAATCTGGTCGCCATGCGTCGCGTAATGGATAACATATTTTCAAATATTCGAAAATACGCCGATCCAGGGCATCCCGTTCATATCCAGATTTCTTTGAAGCAACAATGGGTCATTCTTGAGGTGGAGAATAAGATTAAACATGTTGGCAAAAAGAATGATAGCAATGAAATCGGGCTCGTTAGTTGTCAGAAAATGATCCAGCAGCACAACGGGACGTTGACAGTATCGGAGGAAGAAGATACCTTTTCACTACAGATTAAGCTACCTGTCATCTTCAACAAATCAACTCAGACTCATATATAATGGAGGGGAGAGAGACGTTATCATTATCGCGAGCAACAAAAACGAATCTCCTTGAATGATGCTGAATGTTCGTGGGATTCCTTTGGCTGCCTGATTGTTACCTTAGGCTTCTGTAGTTGGGTAACTTGCTAAATAGGCATACGCGAATGAACATCGCTCTACCATTCACACTATACAAAAAGAGCCATGCGACAGCATGGCTCTTACATATATCGTGAGAGGGCAAACCTCATGTTTTAAACAACAGGTGCATTCTGTTTCTTGAAATATTGTTCAATTAAAAACGCGAGCATCGGTCCGGGCTCAGCCTTCTGTAATTGAGCCTGATCGCCAAATTCTATTAGATACGGCTGTTCCGTAGTACAAGGAGTCCAATGAGGCATCAGCTTTCCGGTGGAGTCCGAACCGTTTGGGTCACCTGTAGCAATAAAGTTGGATAAGTAATTACACATCTGGCGAGCCAGATCATAATGCTTGCCTGTGAAAGGCCGCCAGCATTTGGCAAGTGTTTCGAAGAAAAACCACAGATCGACGGAGTGAAAAGTGCCTGGTTGGTCCCAGCCCGGAATCTCGGCGTCGAAGTTATAATAGTAGAGAGGCGTTTCAGACGGATGACCGCTGTTCGCACGGATGGCGAGCAGAATGGCATGTTGGATCATGCGGACCGATGCTTGTTGCAAAGCATGTTCGATTTGTTCGGTATCAGCCTCACATAGCTGCAAAAAGGCAGGAGCGTCTTCGCCAAACAACTCCACAGCCATCTGCTTCAGTTCTTCCAGATTGCCTGCGGCGGGCCGGGTCCAAAATTCAGAAGACGTATGCCCCAGCATTACGGGTATCGCCTCGCGCTCCTGCTGAACAAAACGAGTAAACGGATCGCCTGCGCAGAATTGTTCGTCGATGACGGTTCCCCAGAAGCTTTTGTATTCGAGTGCTTTGTCACGGAGATATTCAGCTTCCAGTTGTCTCGCCTCAGTCAGGGAAGATACGCCCAGGAAGCCGAAAAACTCAACCCCTGCTTGCTCTGCATCCCTTAGTGTGGAACGGACAGAAGGCACGCGGACCTTCGGGTACAACTCGGTAGCTATACCGCTCATGATGACGGCTCGCTGGAACAAGCCTTTATTTTGAGGAGAGGTCATCTGGCTGAGTACACTTCCTCCGCCTGCCGACTGTCCGCCGATGGTGATCTGGTCTGGATCACCACCAAAGGCGGCAATGTTGCGTTTGACCCACTGGGTACCTGCTTGTTGATCAAGATGACCAAAGTTGGCGGGTGCATGGGGGGATTCGCCACTAATCTCAGGATGGCACAGGAAGCCAAAGGCATTCAGCCGATAATTAATCGTCACAACGACAATACCTCTACGAGCGATTCGTTCGCCATCAAATTCCATTTCGGCTGTATGGCCGACTTGTAGGCCCCCGCCGAAATACCAGACAAAAACAGGCAGCTTCTCGTCCGTGCGCTTGGCTGGTGTCCAGACATTCAGATACAGACAATCCTCGTCCATGGGCAGGTCGGGATCAACAGCCCATTCGCGGGTATAGATATTGTTATCATCGATGACTGTTGGGGCTTGCATGGAGATGGGGGCAAAATCAAATGCTTGCAGTACACCTTCCCAGTTCGACTGCGGCTGCGGAGCTCGCCAGCGGTTCTCACCTACAGGAGGTGCGGCAAAAGGAATTCCCTTGAAGCTGGTAATCCGCGGGTCCGCCGCGGG
Proteins encoded in this region:
- a CDS encoding HAMP domain-containing sensor histidine kinase → MNRLLIGKKLKIKLVLAVVISLVISISALVILQVVGETVLDSYLSKSTFVENRQQDALDRFEAFVNNQNVSTRDHEELSAWIRHERYLNLYIFAKDKLIFSSNTEVDPAINEELLTQFVPSKIPITTIHFADQDAQIYLVSFYEYQYYNLILIIGVFIAAIVFIVSFLLMINKKTSYIGVLEQEIKILEGGNLDYSITISGKDELSSLAQSIDEMRKSFVERLDSEERVRMANRELITAISHDLRTPLTILLGYMDIIELNKYKTHEDLLQYIHNSREKAYQIKVLSDKLFEYFTVSSAAEEEEVEFEMYEGRALIDQLIDEQLVVLDDIDVQVQTDAHHEEFLLEINLVAMRRVMDNIFSNIRKYADPGHPVHIQISLKQQWVILEVENKIKHVGKKNDSNEIGLVSCQKMIQQHNGTLTVSEEEDTFSLQIKLPVIFNKSTQTHI
- a CDS encoding response regulator transcription factor, with the protein product MSKKILIADDNSEIREIVRILLESENFEVIEAIDGQDAIDKVNEETDLIILDMMMPNKSGLKACLEIREKTSAPILFLTAKTQDSDKQLAFSSGSDDFLSKPFSYTELVSRVKALLRRYYVYRGKEKTEEADQIIVKDLTVHQDSKAVFVGEKEIALTEIEYQILLLLAKKRRKVFSAENIYESVWGQPYFYTCNNTVMVHIRNLRGKLEDDPQNPKYVKTVWGKGYKIE
- a CDS encoding TVP38/TMEM64 family protein: MPQTSKKVMINILLGLFIMLSIGLLVYYSPALIKIMSSMDNFRAYIHSTGHWGPVMFILFQILQIVVAPIPGEVVQVAGGYIYGVTIGSLYTTIGLIIGSAIAFYFTRYIGRTYISRLMQKNNNKWMSLIHDEKKFSAFLFIFFVIPGLPKDMLVFVAALTSISSFRFFTILIVGRLPWIIASTVIGSTIHMQQYTIAIIISVIAVIGFVLGYIYREKLVGLFSRSDSTKAKPKAIPSYSTNRESRKIKRDTT
- a CDS encoding carboxylesterase family protein; the encoded protein is MLRMVTVEHGQVQGLPAADPRITSFKGIPFAAPPVGENRWRAPQPQSNWEGVLQAFDFAPISMQAPTVIDDNNIYTREWAVDPDLPMDEDCLYLNVWTPAKRTDEKLPVFVWYFGGGLQVGHTAEMEFDGERIARRGIVVVTINYRLNAFGFLCHPEISGESPHAPANFGHLDQQAGTQWVKRNIAAFGGDPDQITIGGQSAGGGSVLSQMTSPQNKGLFQRAVIMSGIATELYPKVRVPSVRSTLRDAEQAGVEFFGFLGVSSLTEARQLEAEYLRDKALEYKSFWGTVIDEQFCAGDPFTRFVQQEREAIPVMLGHTSSEFWTRPAAGNLEELKQMAVELFGEDAPAFLQLCEADTEQIEHALQQASVRMIQHAILLAIRANSGHPSETPLYYYNFDAEIPGWDQPGTFHSVDLWFFFETLAKCWRPFTGKHYDLARQMCNYLSNFIATGDPNGSDSTGKLMPHWTPCTTEQPYLIEFGDQAQLQKAEPGPMLAFLIEQYFKKQNAPVV